One genomic window of Tachypleus tridentatus isolate NWPU-2018 chromosome 12, ASM421037v1, whole genome shotgun sequence includes the following:
- the LOC143235372 gene encoding galactosylceramide sulfotransferase-like produces the protein MGRLQQVYILLVFIGLFILFITIFTDIVVVLKNGVLENRTPTCTTKKTDIVFLKMHKAASSSIQNILMRFGDRHDLLFVLPQTGNYIGHPRPFHHSMVPKLKVSALNIHYNIIAHHIRFNYHELKRVMPRNALFFTILRKPAELFESLYSYYSLENFFKTPITNFGINQTKENINKRLVGKIGRNQMSFDLGLNEKDFENVTLLTEFAKEINREFNLVMIAEQMDESLVLLKNLLCWETDDIIVFKLNARENKFVKPINSRLRLQIEKFNYADLMLYNFFKDKLAEKIKNFGVQKLAAGVKELRERRDLWFKYCVQGENLVTDIKEGKKPVYRNSKVTKLKAREDNDTCVKMTEEELIYTDMLREKQKTFLL, from the coding sequence AATGGCGTTCTTGAAAACCGTACACCAACATGTACAACGAAAAAAACTGATATCGTGTTTCTAAAGATGCACAAGGCAGCAAGTTCAAGTATACAGAATATCCTCATGCGTTTCGGGGATCGTCACGACTTACTATTTGTTCTGCCACAAACAGGAAATTACATTGGCCACCCTCGACCTTTTCATCACAGTATGGTCCCAAAACTTAAAGTTTCAGCTCTTAACATTCATTATAATATCATTGCACATCACATTAGGTTTAACTACCACGAGTTAAAACGTGTGATGCCAAGAAATGCCCTTTTTTTTACTATACTGAGGAAGCCAGCGGAATTGTTCGAGTCGCTTTATTCGTATTATTCGTTAGAAAATTTTTTCAAAACACCGATTACCAACTTTGGTATTAATCAAACAAAGGAGAACATAAACAAGCGGTTAGTCGGCAAAATAGGAAGAAACCAGATGTCCTTCGACTTGGGTCTGAACGAGAAAGATTTCGAAAACGTAACTCTTTTAACGGAATTCGCCAAAGAAATAAACAGAGAATTTAATCTAGTGATGATCGCTGAGCAGATGGATGAATCATTGGTTCTTCTAAAGAACCTTTTATGTTGGGAAACTGATGACATCATTGTATTTAAATTGAACGCTCGAGAGAATAAATTTGTTAAGCCAATCAATTCTCGCCTTCGTCTACAGATTGAGAAATTTAATTATGCTGATCTTATGCTATACAATTTCTTCAAGGATAAACTggcagaaaaaattaaaaatttcggAGTCCAAAAACTTGCTGCTGGAGTAAAAGAACTCCGAGAAAGAAGAGATTTGTGGTTTAAATACTGCGTGCAAGGAGAAAACTTAGTTACTGATATCAAAGAGGGTAAAAAACCTGTTTATAGAAACTCGAAAGTAACGAAACTGAAAGCGAGAGAAGATAATGACACGTGTGTGAAGATGACTGAAGAAGAACTGATTTACACAGACATGCTTCGAGAAAAGCAGAAGACATTCTTGTTGTAA